A window of Candidatus Omnitrophota bacterium genomic DNA:
TCTCGATAAACTCATCGGGAAAATATTCCGGATTGAATTGCTTCACGAGGAGAAAATAATTCGCTTTAATCTCTTCTTCATCCGCCCAACGCGATACTTTCAGCACTTCGTAGGGCGAACGGGTCAATAGTGCGGTCTGATTGTCCACAGCGGTTTCTCGATTTAATCTCTAGAATTGCGTCCTACCATCGATCGCTTTAGGGATGCGGCGGCCTTGCGCCTTTTCGCGAACGATTCGCGCCCGGCGATCCGCCTTCCAATACATTATGAAAAAGGGCTTTCCCTCTCGATACTAGCGCGCACAACAATAAAAGCGATTTTAATGAAGGTGGAACGGAAAAGCAACAGTTACAGGACGTTCCCAATGAGTTATTCCACTTCCTTTTTGCCGGTATGCGGGTATTCGCCATGCGTTATCTTAAGGTATCATAATTCATTTAAAACAACCATAAAGAGTCGCGAGCGGCGGTTTTAATGGGTTTTTCGAAAGAAAGGGACCCTCGAATCGCTGGAGGGACTAGAATGAAGGAAAGCGCGCCGCGTGAATTCCCAATGAATTCGTCCGACAAAAAAAACTTGATGGATATGGAGATAGGCCATGGCGGCTATACCGAATAGGCTTTTTTCCGTGATGCTCTCTTCCCATCCCATTCTGCTTCTCTCCGCCCGCAGCGGGCGATTCAATACGATCTCCACAGTCTCGTGTTATCTTCCCCTCAGCCAGGATCCGCCGATGATCGGACTCTCGCTCAAGCCGAGTTCCATGAGTTATCGTTATATCCGCGAATCCGGCGATTTCATTCTCGGCGTTCCCGACGAATCCATGCTGCAGATCGTTCATTTTTGCGGCGTCAATTCGGGCCGGTACTTGGATAAGATTTCGCATCTCAACCTGCCTACGACGCGGGGAAAATCCGCCAGTCCCCTCTTGTTGACCAGCTGCCCCGCCAATATCGAATGCCGGGTGCGGGATATCGTCCCCATCGGCAACCGCCCGTTCCTCAACGCCGAAATTCTCGATATAACCGCCGATTCCCGCTACTATGGCAACGGATGGCTTCCGGGCGTCCGATTGATCCATTTCGAAGGCGGGACTCGCTATCGGATAGGAAATGAAATCGTCGATATGGGTTCGCTTCGGCCCGGTTTGATTCAAATGGATTCGATCGGGTGAGAGAATAGAATGATGAGTGATGAATGATGAATGATGAATGATGAATAATGAAAAAAGCAATTCCGGACAGGGGGCAGGGGCAAGGTTTTTTTGCTCTTGAGACGCGTAGGAGGGATTGTGTTTTTTGATCCGTCGTTCCTTTATAAATATAACAATTGATGAGCCTCCTTACCGAGGAATTCGGCGATGGCAGAAAGAAAAAGGACTGAGGAGCCTTGGCTCGGCGGGAGCCTCGCCCTCCCTATTTGTTTGAAGACGAATTAAGGGAGGGCGAATCTCCTGATGAGCCAGCCTGCTTTTTGTTTTCTTAGGAATGATGAATGATGAAAGATGAAAGATGAAAAAAAGATGACGGAAGAACTATCCCTTTTAACGCGGGCGCAGCAGGAAGAACGGGAGCGGCTTCATCTCGCTCCTTACGCCGCCCGTTCGGGCGAATCGCTGGGACGCGTTTATACTGAAGCGGAGCACCCTTACCGCACCTGCTACCAGCGCGACCGCGACCGCATCGTTCATTGCGCCGCCTTCCGGCGGTTGGAGTATAAGACGCAGGTTTTCGTCAACCGGGAGGGAGACCATTACCGCACCCGCATGACGCATTCGCTGGAGGTAGGCCAAATTTCGCGCACCCTGGGACGGCTGCTCGGCGTCAACGAGGATTTATGCGAGGCGCACGCCTTGGCGCACGATCTGGGGCATCCTCCATTCGGCCACTCCGGAGAACGGGTGTTGAACGAATTGATGGCGGAGCATGGGGGATTCGAACACAACGCCCAGGCGCTAAGAATTGTGGACCGGTTGGAAAAACGCTATCCATCCTTCCCCGGTTTGAATCTGACGGCGGAGACGCGGCGCGGCATCCTTAAAACCAAATCTCCCTACGCGGGCATGGGCGCCGGGATGGCCGCCCGCAATCCCATCGAATGCCAAATCGTGGACATCGCCGACGAAATCTCCTATACCAGCCACGACCTGGACGACGGCATCGAGTCGGGCCTGCTGCGGACGGAAGAGATGATGCGGACGGCGCTATGGCGGGAAGCCTGGGAAGCGGCGGAAAAGCAATGTCCCGGCCTCGACGCCGCCAGCCAGCGCTTTCAAACCATCATCCATATCATCAACGTCCAGGTGACGGACGCCGCCCATGAAAGCCTGCGCCGTCTGCGGCAAGCGAATCTGGAAAGCCTCGGCGAAGCCGTGGATTTCAGCCCTTCGATGCGCGCGAAAGTGATGGAAGCCAAGAAATTTCTAACGGAAAGCCTCTATCGCCATCCCCGCGTTTTGCGGACGATGTCGCGCTGCGACTTGATCGTGCGCCGCCTGTTTCTCCATTATGCCGAAAATCCCCGCCAACTTCCTTTCTCGTTCCAAAAACGGATTGACGAAGATGGATTGTATAGAACCGCCGCCGATTATATCGCTGGAATGACCGACCGTTATGCGGAAAAAGATTTTTGCGAACTCTTCGGCTGCTAGAATCCTCCTCGCCGGTCTTCTTTGCCTTCTCTTGGCGCTGCTGATGGGATGGCGCTATTCCCAATTGAAAGCCAGAGTCCGGACGGCGCAATTCTTCATCAACGCCAGCCGAATCATTCATTTTTCTCTCTTCTCTATGGGACCCGAACCAAGCGCAGACCTCCCCGGCGAATGGAAAAAAGAGCAGGGCAGCCTTACGCCATTCATACGGAAAACGCATCCCGATTTGGGAGAGAAATTTTTCCGCGATCCGTTTCCCGCCAACGGCGCGGCGCCTTTTTTGGATGTGAGATACGGCGTTGCGCATCATCCGGCGGCGGCGATGTTATATCCATACAATCTATCCCGCCCCTCCTGTTTTACCTGGAGCGCCGGCCCTTCCCGCCAATCGCCATCTATGGATATTCGTGACGCAACGCCGCAAGAAAGGATTTACGATTTTCAATCCTCTCCCTTTCACCCTAGCAATGGCCTATATAGTAAGGGATATCTCTTCTACGATTCCCAAGGCGCCGCAATCGGAAAAATCGATCGATGAGTCTTCAAGTATCGAGATCAAAACAAAAACGGCGATTATGAGGGTGGCAAAGGCAAGGTTGTTACTGCCCTTGAGCCATCGAAACTAAAGCGCTGGCGCCTCGATCTTAAAACAAAAACGGCAGCGTTCCCAATGGATCGGCGATTTGAGACCATAGCCGCCGCATCTCTTTTTCCAGCGCCGGATTGCTGTAAATCTCGATTCGCTCTCTTATTTCGGGAGACAAATTGATATTGGGATTATTGAAATATTCGGGATGGGATTTTTTGATGATGGCGACGGCTTTATCGTTGGGACACCATGAGTTCAAATAGACGGCGTTGGCCGCATGAATCTCCGGCTTCAGCATAAAATCGGCGAACTTCAACGCCAAATCTTTGTGTGGAGCGTCGTTTAGAACGGTAACGCCATCCACTCCCAGTTCCCCGCCTTCCTTGGGGACGATATAACAGATGTTCTTCGACGCGTCTTCCGCCATAACGCTTAGCGCATCGCTGGAATACATAATCGCCATCGCCAGATCGCCGCGCAGCAATTCATTCTGAATATTTATAACATTATTGGAAAATTCGATAAAGCCGTTTTTCTTGAGAGCATAAAAAACCTGAGCCGCCTCCATTGCCTTTTTATCGTCTTGCGTCTTGATATCGATTCCCAGATAATTTAGAGCGAAAAAGAGCGTGACGAACGTATTCTGAGCGGCCAATTTGCCTTTAAGCGGTTGCGGCGGCTCAAAATAATCTTTCCAGTTTTCTATTTCGCGGCCCGTCAGGTCTTTACGATAGGCGATTCCCGTCGTTCCTATCAAATAGGGAAGAAAATAATCGCCTAATGATTTCAGCCTTTCGGCGTACTCCTTGGAAATAACGTTTTTGTTGGTGATTTGGTTGGGAGTAAATTTATATAGTCGCTCTTCTATAAGAAATTTTTTGGCGATATCGACAGGGATAATAAGAACGTCATAATATCCCTGCATATTTTCTGTGCGGCGATAGAGATCTTCTATGGAATCGTAGACGTAGTATTCCACGGAGCAATTTTGCTCTTTCATGAATTGGCGTAAAACGGGAGAACGTTCCGGTATCGGCAGGGAAGGATCGGCTTTATCGTCGATAGCGATAAATTCCGACCAATTCAACACTCGTAATATTGGTTTTTCGGCGGGCGAAGCCGTCAATACCGAAGAAACAATAAAGAAAAAGAGAACCGTCGCCAAACGATATTTCATGATCCCTCTCCTACTCTTTTCTTATCCTTAAGATTGTACTATTTCAGTAGGGTAGGCTCAAAGCGAAGCGTAACTCGCTCTCCCCCCATTCATTATTCATCACTCATCATTCATTATGGTATTCAATACTTCTTCTTTGGATTGAAAACGCAGAAACAAGCCATCCAATCTCGTAATCTCGAAAAGATGTTGGATCCGCTCGTGCATATTTCCCAGGATGGCGAATTTAGCCCCCCGTTCTTCCGCTTTTTGTACGGCTTCCACAAAAGTTGCCAAACCGGAACTGTCCATGTAATCGACGCCATTCATATCGATAATAACGGCTTGAACCTCCTTTTTGAACGCTTCTCCGATCGCTTCCCGCAAACGGGGCGACTGGGCGGCGTTCACCGGTCCGGAAACGGTAATAAAGATGACGTTTTTGCGCCGGTCGCTGGAAATATTCAACGTCAACAAATTGATTTCATCGGATTTCATATTGGTTTACCGATAAGTCATACAAAGTAAATTTACCTTAATAACTCATGATACACAGCCAATGTTCTTCTTTCGCTTTCGGCGTTGGTATTTTGCCAATTAGAAGAACCATTCAAATGAGCAGTAAGGTTTTCGTTTTTTTGCGTTATTGAATCACGAAACAACGGAATGGCTCGAATTTCACGAAATTTTCAAATCAAGGATATCATGGATTCTTTGGGATTTAACGGAAAAATCCTCTCCACGGAGCGATCTCTTGCCCAATTATTTTTCTATTTTTTCGTGATTTTCATTTTTATTTCGCGTTTTCGTGATTCGACGCGGCGATCATAATAGACTTCTCCAACTTTTTCTCGCGCGTAACATGAGTTTATAATACTTAAAGTACTCTTTTGAAAAATCCCGAAAATCATAGGGCGGGTTGATTGAAACAAGTCCCGCCGCTAACTACTGGCCACGGCTTCAATGTACTTTACTGAAACATTAACCCTCTTGTCAATCATTCCATCCTTTGAGAACGCTTGTCCTCATTCAAACCGTTCGTTCCGCAGCGCCGCGCCTCTTTGAGAAGAGCATAATATTCCCGCATAGTCAAAATCCGGTTGCTTTCGAGGATGGCCCTCGTTTTTTTTTCTACGCTATATAGGCCGATGCGATGAATAAGACGCTGCTTCCAGGGCAGATCGAGAGGCGGATGGTTGGGAACGAACTCCCACGGATGAATGTAGATTACTGGCGGAAATCCTTCCGCCTGATAGCGCAAACGCGCCCAGGATAGATAAAAGCTAGGAAGAATCCGCAAGGTTCCGCCTCCTCCGGCGGGGAAGCGCGCTCCTGCAATTTCCACCGCCGCTGGCGGCATTTCGACTACTCCCCGCCATTCGTAGGGATGCCGGGGAGCGCTGCGATCTCCATATAAATAGGTTTGATGGGGATTGATGGACGAATCGTAGAGAATGCCGTTTTCCCGCAAGATATCGAACTGCCATGTTTTCGCTCGTTCCAGGGAAAAAGCGGGCGCCCGGCAGCCGGTAATCGATTGGGATGGAACGAGCGACCGCAGAATTTCCAAACTGCGCCGGACGCTGGCGGCGAAGCGGGACCCGTCTAGCGATGAGACGAAATCGTGATTGTAGGTGTGAGTGGCGATTTCATGCCCTTTTTCCGCCGTTTGCGCGACAAGTTCGGGATAGCGCTCCGCCAGCCAGCCGACGAAAAAAAATGTCGCCTTGGCGCCGTATTCTTCCAAAAGACTCCAGCAACGCTCCATGCCCTCATGGATAGCGGACGGATAGGAAGGCCAGGTTTCGAAGGGAACGCTTTCGGGACTCATATAATAATCTTCCACATCCACCGTCATAACCACAGTTGAATCCAAATCGAGCGGCGGAAATGGAGAGCCTTCGACGCGCCCGCCGAGGGAGATATACTTCATACATTACCTCGAAGAAAGCATTCGCGATCCATGTCCAATAGGCAAGAAGATTCGTCGGCTGGGAAAACGTACGACGCCCGTTTAATGGGGCGTCTGCTTCAGTACGTTCTCCCCTATAAGAAGCATATCGTTCTTTCCGTGGCTTTCTTGTTTCTTTATACCGCCATCGAACTCTTCGCTTCCGTCTATTTATACAAAATCGTCATCGACCGGTATATCCAAAGTGGAGTTAAGGCTGGATTATCGCTCTTGGCGCTGGCGTATTTTCTGCTGCTGTTCGCCGCCTTGGTTTTCCAATATATGGAATTCTATCTCGTCAACGCCATGAGCCAAAAGAGCATGTACGATCTGCGGCTTCACCTGTTCCGCCATCTGGAAAAGATGTCTCTTTCCTTCTTCAACCGGCGTCCGGTAGGGACGTTGATGACGCGGCTCACCAGCGATATTGAAGCCTTGGATTCCATGTTCGCCAACTGCGTCGTCTATACGTTCAACGACGTGCTCATCATTCTGGGGCTGTTGGGCATCATGTTTTATCTCAGCCTGCCCCTGACGCTGATCGTTTTGGCTGTGCTTCCAGCTATAGTCTGGGTTAGCGTAATTTTCAAAAGAAACGTTCGCCTCTCCTACCGCGATGTGCGCACTTTGTTGTCGAAGATGAACGGTTTTCTGCAAGAAAATATCAATGGCATGGAAACGTCGCAGATTTTCGACCGCCAGCGGCGCAACGTCGAGAAATTCGCCGGACTCACGCAAGGTTTTCGAGACGCCAACCTGCGCAGCGTCGCCAATTTTGCGTTCTTCTATCCTACCGTGGAATTCTTAGGCTCGCTGGCGATCGCCTTGCTGTTGTGGTACGGCGGAGGATTGATCCTGAAGAATCCTCCGTTGTTGACGTTCGGCGCCTTGGCGGCCTTTTTGCAAGCCTCGCAGAAATTTTTCCAGCCCATCCGCGATCTGGCGGATAAATTTAACATCATGCAAACGGCGATGGCGGCGGCGGAGCGCGTATTTTCGTTGCTCGACATGGACGAATCGCTTCCGCAAATTCCCCAACCCGTCAAGAGAACGCTGAGGGGAGAAGTGGAATTCCGCAACGTCTGGTTTGCTTATAATAACGAAGATTGGGTGCTGCGGGACGTTTCCTTTACCGTTGAGAAAGGGAAAAAGATCGCGCTCGTCGGCGCTACCGGTTCGGGAAAAAGCACCATCGTCAATCTTCTATTCCGTTTTTACGACGTCCAGAAAGGGCAAGTGTTGATCGACGGGATCGACGTGCGGGAATACGGCCTGCGCGAATTGCGCGCCCAAATGGGATTGGTCTTGCAGGATGTCTTTCTGTTTTCGGGCGATATTGCCGGAAACATAGGCCTGGGCCGCCCCCAAATCTCCGAGGAAGACATTGTCCGCGCTTCAAAAATCGTCCAGGCCGACCGCTTCGTGCAAAGAATTCCCGGCGGCTACCATGCGGAAGTGAAGGAACGGGGCGCCACCCTCTCCCTGGGTCAGCGGCAGCTGCTCTCTTTCGCCCGCGCCCTGGCGCTGAATCCCGCGATACTCGTTCTTGACGAAGCAACCGCCAACGTCGATGCTGAAACGGAGCATTTGATCCAACAGGCCTTGGAAAAATCCATCGAAGGCCGCACTGGCGTCATGGTGGCGCATCGGCTCTCCACCATCCAAAAAGCGGATGAAATTCTGGTGCTCCATCATGGCGAAATCATAGAGCGCGGGAATCACCAGCAGCTGCTCCAACAGCGCGGACATTATTTCCGGCTCTATCAATTGCAATATAAGGATCAGCCGCAAGAGGAACTTTCTTTGCAAACAGGGGGGCGCCAGGGCAAGGTTTTTTCTGCCCTTGATTGATCCCTTCAACCTATGAGTCAAGATCGGAACCGAGATCGAGGGAATAATACCAACCTTCAATAATATTGCTGCTTAAAAAATTCCTCTCCCAAGATTGGGAGAGGTTAGGTGAGGGTTGATATTATTAGATTTAATTTCCCTCACCCTAACCCTCTCCCAAAGGGCGAGGGAATTTATAAGCAATAATCCTAACGCAGAATGGTATAATAATCTGCAATCTAAGCAGCAATGGATATCTCTCATGAACCACGCCAAAACCATCGCCATCCTTGGCGCTTCCGCCCAACGCCATAAATACGGAAACATCGCCGTCCGCGCCTGGCGCGACCGGGGATTCGCGGTTTATCCCGTCAATCCCGCCCAGGAATCGATTGAAGGCTTGCCATGTTACCGCTCCATCCTTGATATTCCCGGCGAAGTGGAAATCGCAAGCGTCTACCTGCCGCCGGAAATAACCCTTAAGGTATTGCCATCCATTGCCCAAAAAGGCGTGAAAGAAGTATTTCTCAATCCCGGCTCGGAAAACGCTGCCGTCCTGCAAAAGGCGCGGGAATTGGGATTGAACGTCATCCAGGCATGCAGCATCGTCGCAGCGGGAAAATCGCCCGCCGATTACCCTCTATCATAAAAAAACAACTCCTGACCATCTCCTCATTTTCGACTTTTTCTTGGGAATCTTCACTTTTGGGAGAAAAGAGGGAGGGGAAGCCGACGGATCGGCTTTTTCGGCAATCTTGCGATTGATTCATTTTGATTGGCTATAAATATTTTGATTAATTTTTTGTTTTATAGTTGATTTGTTTCCTTTTTTATGATATATTCTATGATATCTATTCTGCTGCGCCTTTTTGTTGTCCATATCGATTATTAGGGGGTGATAACCGATAAAATATACCTAAACCATAAACTTTCTAATCGCCGATAGGAATGAATCAACGGGAATGACCATCCTCTGCAAATTCGGCGGGGGATACAAAGGGGAAAACTAATGAGAAAATGGCTCATCATTACAACATTGTTGTTTTCGTTCGGCTCTTTGGGATTCGCTCAGGAAAAAGACGTGGAAAAGATTCTCGATTTTCAAGAGAATCGCGCCAGCATCGCCTGGGAAAATCTGGAAAAAACGCCCGTTCCCTTGGATGCCGCCAATGAAGATCAAAGCGTCGTCAAAGTCAAAGAAACCCAAATCGATACGGGCGAGGAAAATGTCGGGATCGTTTCCGGCGACGCCCTTTTCATTAAGGCGAAGCCGGTTTCCGGCAAGCAGGAGTACGGCGTGGCGGGACAGTACGTCATTTCGCTGCCCGCTCATCGCTATCTCCAATTCCAATGCGGGGCGGAGATCGTTTCGGGATACGACAAGGGCGCCGATCTGCTGCTGCAAATCGAAACCCGCTCCAAGGACGGCCAGACGTGGGAATTCGCCGACGCCCTTCCCGCCAAGGGAATTGGGAAATCGGAAAAATATCCCGGCTCATGCCATATCGTCGAAGAACTCACCAAATGGGCGGGGCAGGAAGTGCGCCTATCGTTGGTTTTGCGCGTGAATCCTGCTTACGCCAAAATCGGTGGGAAGGAAAATTGGGATCCGCAAGAAATCGGCGCGAACATTTTCATGGCGAAACTGATAAGCAGTACGTTTAAGGTCGTAGTTGGCGAGAAGGAGGAAAAGGTGGACGTCCAGCCCGTCACGCCAATTTCCCTCCAAAAGAAATCGTCTGTCAACGCCCCAATCCCAAGCGTCAAAGCATCCGTGAGCATCGTCTCTCCAACGGATTCGGATGAACTCGTTATCGTAAAAGGAGACGCCAACGGTTATCTCGCCAACCCGTCCGACCTCTCCACCTGCGCCGTCGAAGCGCCGGGAAACGGAACCTATCCCACACGGTTTCTCTATTATTTCTCCGCCCGGCGATCTGCGAATCATGAGGAGCATGGCGGTTCGTCGGATGTAGATTCGCCAGATTGGGAATATGGCGCCAGCAGCCGAGTCGTCGATTTTTATAATGCTTCCTCGACGAATATGTACAACGCTTCGGTCAACGACATTACCAGCCATATCATGAAGAACGCCAATAGCGAGGCGATCCAGGTCATCGGCCCCAGCGGTAACGCCGCGCGGGATTTTGACGACCATTGGACGGGATTGTCGTCGGTGCTTTATAATGAACTAAGCGACACAACCAAAACGCTGCATGGATTCTATTACGCGGAAGATCACTTCCAACACGAAGAAGCGGACAATAACCGCAGCGGAGCGGGTAGCGAACACAACGCCGCCATGAAAGTTTACGCCGGCATTGGCTACTCGCGATCTTCCGGAACGGGCTATGGACGAGTGTTTACGAAAACGAACAGCCTAGTCCCGGAAATTTCCAATCCGCAGATCACCAGCAGCAGCGCTCAGATTATTACTTACGCCACGCCGGAGGAACAAATTAATATGGGGTATCCCGATGCGCATCAGTTTGGATGCGGCGATCCTTCGGTCGTCAAAGCCACTGATGATTATTATTATATGGCTTTCATGACTCAATCGCTTATTCTCGATTGGACTAATAAAATTCCACAACTTTTCGAATATCCAAATATACCAAAATCAAGTTGCAACGGGATTGAGAACTGCGGTCACAAAGCAGTTTCTATGCTTAGTATGGCTAGAGCTCCCATATCCGCCATTCATAGTACTTCGTATAGCAGCAATACAAATCCCTGGAAAAAATACAAGAAAGTAACAGCGACATGGAGTGATAGCGATAATTGGGTGCAACCCGGTTATAGAGGTGAGTTTACTGCCGTTTGGAACGCCAATACAACTCGCGGTGATCAACCAAACGATCATAAACTTTGGCGATCAAATCCCAAACTAAGTTTCAACACCTACCTCAACAAATATGTTATGATTTGTAAAGGAGGTATGACATCTATTGGTGATGATTATAAATGGTTCGCATTATGCATCCACATTAGCAACAATCCTGTTGAATGGCAGGAAAGCTGGATTCACTTGAGAGAAGAATGTGATAATAGCTATATTTATTATCCAACTCTAATTGGGTCTACTGGCGTGGATTATACAACTACGGAATACAATAAATTGTATTTCTCTAAGAATACCGCCAACAATCCAGACTTTGATCTGTATCGGACGACTTTGCGATTCATTCAATAGAGATTGACGCAGAAAGGAGAAGGAGCTTACATGTTCCTTCTCCTTAAATTTAAAAAGGGGAATAAGATGTATAAAATAATAATTCCGATGTTGATATTATTTTTACCGCCATCCGTTTTTTCGGTAGATGCTCAAAGCATTATTGTAAATATACCTAATTTGCCTGAAGTGGCGGTTCCTTTGGAAATGTCATTAATTCCTTCCGGGCAATTTACAATGGGCAGTCCAGTAGAATTGCATGGAGCCAGAGAAGACGAGTTTCCTCGCCATCCTGTCAATATTTCAAAGCCTTTCTATATAGGAAAATACGAAGTTACCCAAGCGCAATGGCAAGCGATTATGGGTTATAATCCCGTCGATGATTATGAAGCCAATATGGATTTTTATCCTTATGTTCATCACATCAATAAACCGGTTGTAAATGTAACGTGGGATGACTGCCAGGATTTTATTCAAAAAATAAACGAAAAAGGGTGGGGAACATTTCGCTTGCCGACGGAAGCGGAATGGGAATACGCCTGCCGCGCTGGAACGACAACGCCATTTTATTGGGGAAGCGATGGCGGTCTAAAATATATACAAAAATATAGTCCATTTATTCAAGAAGTAGGCTTAAAACTACCAAACGCATGGAATCTTTTCGATATGATTGGAAATGTTTTTGAGTTTTGCTACGATTGGTATGGTCCCTATTCGAGCGAATACCAAATTGATCCAGTTGGACCCGAAATAGGAAAAAACAAGGTGATACGAGGTGGATATATATATATACCTGAAACAGAAATGCGTTCGGCAGCTAGGGCGCATTATCCTTTGGATGAAAAATCAGCATATGGCGGCTTAAGAATTGTCAAAGAATATTGTACTAACTTTTCTACGCCAACTATCAATATTTACGATACCCCAGATTCCACAGACGAAGACTACACCGGCAAGACCGACTTTGATGCGGTGGACGAACGCAATCTTACCCTTCGCTGGAATATCCCTGCGTGGGATGGGACCAGCTGGGATGTTTATGTGCGCGATGGGTTGGGCGGATATCAGTTTCTCGCCCGCGCGGCGTTGGATGCCAACCAATTGGATTGGTTCCCCGGCGCGGCGAACATCGCCGCTAAGTTCGCAAGCGGGCCGGAATTCGGCCATGTCTACCGCTTCCGCGTCGTGCGCCTAGCTTGGCCTATCGGCCCGGAAGACGTGTACGACCAAACCGCGGCGACTGGCTTCGCGATGGAAAGCGCAACCGCCCCCGATCTCGCGCCGCCGGTCATGCCCAACCTCAATCCCGGCCAGATCGCCGTCTACGACGACCTGCTCGGAGGCAACGACCTCGCCCCGCAAAACGGCTCGGGTTCGGACGCGGACAAGTCCACTCAGCGAGCCATCCAAATCGCCTGGAACTTCGGCTCCAACCTGGCCGACGTGTCGGATTATAGAGTTCTAGTAAAAGTCAACGAGCAGGGCGAATTCCAACCGCTAGGCAATACCAATAGCGGGAATATTACCTATTACTATTGGTCGCCCAAAGAAACGTTCTATACGGCGAAAGAGTTCAGCCCAGGCCCGCAAACGGGAAATTCCTACCGCTTCAAAGTCGTAGAATTCAACCCCAAAAACAAAGTCAACGCCGAATTGACGACGGGATTGTTGAACTATACGGAAGAAGGCGAATGAATCCATGAATAAAACTGCCATTTTGTTATTAATATTAATACTTGTTAATGGGGAAGAACTCCCTACCATCATCATAGACATCCCCGGTTTGCCGGAAGGGGCCAAGCCGCTGGAAATGGTTCGCATCCTTTCCGGTAAGTTCATTATGGGTTCGCCGGAGAATGAACGGGGGCGGTATGTTTGGCAAGATTATTCCGGTATGGCTATTACCTATGATTGGCCCCAGCATGAAGTCACTATTACAAAAGATTTTTATTTAGGAAAGCACGAAATCACTTTAGGTCAATGGTTAGCATTTATGGGCGCTATGCCGAATTATAGTACTTCGCCATTGAGTGGTATTTCCAATGATCTTCCCATCACTAAAGTAAGTTGGTTTAAATGTATGCAATTTATCGATAAACTCAATGAACTTAAAATTGGTACTTTCAGATTACCCACAGAAGCGGAATGGGAATATGTTTGTAGAGCCGGTACGACAACACGCTTTTCTTTTAGCGATGCGCTGGAGTGTGTTGATGATGTAGTAGTAGGAGAGGAAGCGCCATCTAAAGCCTTTTGCGAAATAATGGATAAATATATGTGGTGGTATGGAAATTCACATTTTAGATATTACGATATAAGAAAAGTTGGACTGAAAATTCCAAATAATTGGGGTTTATATGATATGCATGGCAATGTTTTTGAGTGGTGTTACGATTATTCTCAAAAAACATATATG
This region includes:
- a CDS encoding polysaccharide deacetylase family protein, with translation MKYISLGGRVEGSPFPPLDLDSTVVMTVDVEDYYMSPESVPFETWPSYPSAIHEGMERCWSLLEEYGAKATFFFVGWLAERYPELVAQTAEKGHEIATHTYNHDFVSSLDGSRFAASVRRSLEILRSLVPSQSITGCRAPAFSLERAKTWQFDILRENGILYDSSINPHQTYLYGDRSAPRHPYEWRGVVEMPPAAVEIAGARFPAGGGGTLRILPSFYLSWARLRYQAEGFPPVIYIHPWEFVPNHPPLDLPWKQRLIHRIGLYSVEKKTRAILESNRILTMREYYALLKEARRCGTNGLNEDKRSQRME
- a CDS encoding flavin reductase family protein; this encodes MAAIPNRLFSVMLSSHPILLLSARSGRFNTISTVSCYLPLSQDPPMIGLSLKPSSMSYRYIRESGDFILGVPDESMLQIVHFCGVNSGRYLDKISHLNLPTTRGKSASPLLLTSCPANIECRVRDIVPIGNRPFLNAEILDITADSRYYGNGWLPGVRLIHFEGGTRYRIGNEIVDMGSLRPGLIQMDSIG
- a CDS encoding ABC transporter ATP-binding protein, encoding MSNRQEDSSAGKTYDARLMGRLLQYVLPYKKHIVLSVAFLFLYTAIELFASVYLYKIVIDRYIQSGVKAGLSLLALAYFLLLFAALVFQYMEFYLVNAMSQKSMYDLRLHLFRHLEKMSLSFFNRRPVGTLMTRLTSDIEALDSMFANCVVYTFNDVLIILGLLGIMFYLSLPLTLIVLAVLPAIVWVSVIFKRNVRLSYRDVRTLLSKMNGFLQENINGMETSQIFDRQRRNVEKFAGLTQGFRDANLRSVANFAFFYPTVEFLGSLAIALLLWYGGGLILKNPPLLTFGALAAFLQASQKFFQPIRDLADKFNIMQTAMAAAERVFSLLDMDESLPQIPQPVKRTLRGEVEFRNVWFAYNNEDWVLRDVSFTVEKGKKIALVGATGSGKSTIVNLLFRFYDVQKGQVLIDGIDVREYGLRELRAQMGLVLQDVFLFSGDIAGNIGLGRPQISEEDIVRASKIVQADRFVQRIPGGYHAEVKERGATLSLGQRQLLSFARALALNPAILVLDEATANVDAETEHLIQQALEKSIEGRTGVMVAHRLSTIQKADEILVLHHGEIIERGNHQQLLQQRGHYFRLYQLQYKDQPQEELSLQTGGRQGKVFSALD
- a CDS encoding deoxyguanosinetriphosphate triphosphohydrolase; protein product: MTEELSLLTRAQQEERERLHLAPYAARSGESLGRVYTEAEHPYRTCYQRDRDRIVHCAAFRRLEYKTQVFVNREGDHYRTRMTHSLEVGQISRTLGRLLGVNEDLCEAHALAHDLGHPPFGHSGERVLNELMAEHGGFEHNAQALRIVDRLEKRYPSFPGLNLTAETRRGILKTKSPYAGMGAGMAARNPIECQIVDIADEISYTSHDLDDGIESGLLRTEEMMRTALWREAWEAAEKQCPGLDAASQRFQTIIHIINVQVTDAAHESLRRLRQANLESLGEAVDFSPSMRAKVMEAKKFLTESLYRHPRVLRTMSRCDLIVRRLFLHYAENPRQLPFSFQKRIDEDGLYRTAADYIAGMTDRYAEKDFCELFGC
- a CDS encoding extracellular solute-binding protein encodes the protein MKYRLATVLFFFIVSSVLTASPAEKPILRVLNWSEFIAIDDKADPSLPIPERSPVLRQFMKEQNCSVEYYVYDSIEDLYRRTENMQGYYDVLIIPVDIAKKFLIEERLYKFTPNQITNKNVISKEYAERLKSLGDYFLPYLIGTTGIAYRKDLTGREIENWKDYFEPPQPLKGKLAAQNTFVTLFFALNYLGIDIKTQDDKKAMEAAQVFYALKKNGFIEFSNNVINIQNELLRGDLAMAIMYSSDALSVMAEDASKNICYIVPKEGGELGVDGVTVLNDAPHKDLALKFADFMLKPEIHAANAVYLNSWCPNDKAVAIIKKSHPEYFNNPNINLSPEIRERIEIYSNPALEKEMRRLWSQIADPLGTLPFLF
- a CDS encoding STAS domain-containing protein; this translates as MKSDEINLLTLNISSDRRKNVIFITVSGPVNAAQSPRLREAIGEAFKKEVQAVIIDMNGVDYMDSSGLATFVEAVQKAEERGAKFAILGNMHERIQHLFEITRLDGLFLRFQSKEEVLNTIMNDE